AACTGACTCTGGTCCCTCTGCAGGTCTACTCTCCGATGGCAGCCGGCGGGATGGGTTCTGGGCTCGGGATGGGCTCCATGTCGGGCTACATGTCCAGCAGCGGAACCACGGCGGGCTCCTTCAACATGTCATACAGCGGGACCGGCCTGAGTCCTTCGCCGGTGGGGGGCATGGGGGGCTCCGCTCCGCCGGCCATGTCGGGTCTGGGCGGGGGCGTGGCCTCCATGGGGGGGGCGCTGAGTCCTTCCAGTATGAGCTCGGTGTCGGCCCAGCAGGCCTCCATGGGCCTGAACCCGTACGGCGGCATGAGTCCCACCATGAGCCCCGGCATGGTGTACGGCAGCGGCGGGCTGAACCGAGCGCGCGACAACAAGGCGTTCAGGCGCAGCTACCCGCACGCGAAGCCCCCCTACTCCTACATCTCGCTCATCACCATGGCGATCCAGCAGGCCCCCAGCAAGATGCTGACGCTGAGCGAGATCTACCAGTGGATCATGGACCTGTTCCCGTACTACCGGCAGAACCAGCAGCGCTGGCAGAACTCCATCCGGCACTCGCTGTCCTTCAACGACTGCTTCGTCAAGGTGTCCCGCTCCCCGGACAAGCCGGGGAAGGGGTCCTACTGGACCCTGCATCCGGACTCTGGGAACATGTTTGAAAACGGCTGCTACCTGCGCCGCCAGAAGAGGTTCAAGTGCGAGAAGAAGATGTCAGGGAAGCCCGAGGGCAGGAAGGAGCAGGGGGGGGCccaggggggggggcagggggcatCTCCTGCTGGAGACCCCCTCAAACCCGTTGGACTCCTGGACTCATCTGCACCCTCCTCCAGCCAGGGCGCCTCGCCCCCCGGCCTGGATCTGAGGGGAGGTGTTGGCGGGGTGTCAGACCTGAAGGGGTCCGGCCCCCAGCTCCTGTCTTCTCTGTCACTGCCCCCCCACCCCATGGCCCATGAGTCCACGCTGCACATCAAAGGAGACCCCCACTACTCCTTCAACCACCCGTTCTCCATCAACAACCTGATGTCGTCCTCAGAGCAGCACAAACTGGACCTGAAGGCCTACGAGGCCCTGCAGTACTCCTCGTACAACGCTGGGGGGGCCTCCGGTCTGGGAGGGAGAGGCATGGAGCCCCTGGAGGCCTCGTACTACCAGGGGATGTATCCCCGGCCCCTCCTGAACAGCTCCTCATAGCTGCTGCATGCACTGTGGACCGGGCCTGTGCATGCAGCTGTGCTGGACCTCCAGTCTGACTGGATGATGCTGCACCAGAAGGTTCTGGAGGGTTCTGGAGCAGCAGAACTGTGACCGAACCAGGGGGACCCAAATGAACCCTGAGCCCAGCTCTTTGGTGGGCTTCCACACACTGATTCACACTTTCTTTTCTCACCCTAACCCATCAGAACACTGATGCAGAACCACAGACATGAGAGCCGGGTCAGAATCTGGGTCAGAATCTGTCAGCTCAGGATCTTCATGAAAACTGTTGATGTGGATTTTATTCTGATTCCAGTCAGTTCTGAGTTCTTTGTGTTCTGGACCTGAGAGGCTGCAGGTTTTAAACTCTGAGCAGGAAACAGGTGTGATCCTTAGTGAGGAGGCCgatcagctgctggtttgggtttggttctggttctgaggtTTATACAGGCACAGAATCCACTAGTTCTGCAGAAGCAGTGCACAGTAACCTGATCACAGTGTGACAGGTCCCCGTCTGTCTGGGAAGAGCTGGCATCAGCGTGCACGCTCGCACTGAGCGTGCACGCTGATGCTTATTTTCTCTGACCGAGCAGCTGGTGTGGAACCATCAGCCTCAGCGCAGACACGCGCAGGTTCCACAGGTTCCACAGGTTCCACAGGTTCCACAGATAAAAAAGATGATGACTCTGTCAGTGGAGGCTCAGGATCAGACGCTGACATGCAGATTCAGATGCTGATGTGATATTTACATCTGAGAACAGAAACTAAAAGAACCAGACGAGGCCCGGCTGCCCACAACATCACTTCATTTGCTCCACTGCCAGCATGTGAGAGTGCACATGCCTGTGCTGCAGAAGGTCTGACCCCCCCCAAAGGTTCAGCCGGTGAGAGTGTGTGAACAGTGAAGCTTCTGTTTGGGTGGAGGTGAGCTGATCTCCAGCCCACATCTCCAGCACGTGTTAAAACGTCTGGACCAAGTCGACCTGATGGTGTGTGAGTCCAGAATGGGATGATTTCTCAGATTTCACAGTCAGCCCTGTTAAAAAGGACTTTGATCAGATCTGATATCTGGATTTATTTCTGTAGCTTTTGGAGGAGCACTGAGGAACCCCCCCCACTGGGTTTAGATTGTGAAGTGAGAATTTTCTGTTCGGGGTGTCTCAATGAGTAAAAGGTCAGAGGTCTGATGATCACGACGGCGCGGTTGTCACGGCAACGTTTACAGAAATGGCCGCAGATTAATGACCAGAATCCATTTTTCTGATCAGAGCATGATGAGGATTTATTTCTCCCACGACCTCTTCTGCTTCTCTCATGACCTCCCGAGGGGTCACGACCCTCATTTTGAGAAACGCTGCATAGATTCAAAGGCTTTTTATCTAAAGGGTCAGTCCACCTAAATAAGTCCAGTGCTGGCTGTCCTGCCTCACTTAGTCTGGGCTTCAGATGCCTCTCCCACCGTCTCATCTGGCCTGAGCCCTCAGTCAGGAAGCACTGATCACCGATCACTGATTACTGATCACTGATCACCGATCACCGATCACTGATCACCGATCACCGATCACCGATCACTGATTACTGATTACTGATCACTGATCAGTAATCAGTGATGCTGTATCTCAAAGGGAATATTCAGAGCCCAAAATGTTCCTGTGGCTGTTTTACTCCACCAGGTGATTATAGCTGGTGTGTGGCGGCACTCAGCGTGAGGACGAGCGCACCTCTGCTACACTTCCACAAAGTCCTGGAAACGATTCTACATCCGTTTATTTACACCAAAGAATAAGAGTCCACTGTAAATATTTGCTAAAGTTCCTAAAGTTACCAGGTCAACGGACAGCTGTAGAATAAATGTACGGCACCACCTGATGAATTAAATATAATCAAAGTGAGTAGATTGGAAATATCCAAAGTGGAGATGCCTCACATGTCCATGGCTTTTATTTGATGGAAGAGTGGACAGCTGACAGGGAGAAGGGAAGCAAAGCGTGTCGCCTGTTCATGTTCTGCTCAAAGAGAAAATACCAGTGTTCCCCAGTTCTGTAGCATCTCACACTGCAGAGCAGAGACAGCATCCAGCACATCCCTGACCTGTCCTTCAGGGAAATGATGCTCCCACACCAGGAACAAAGGCCGCCTCTGGCCGTTATCTAAAGAGGATTCTGTGTTCCTGATGAGTTCCACACTGTTGTTCTTTAGCAGGATTCAGATTCAGTAAGTAGCAGCCACACAGCCGTGAGCCTATGCTGCCTAATAACACCGGGAACTGTTACACTCACTCAGACATGCAGCTTCAGCTTCATCAGACCTGTTTGGGACTCTGAGCCCGTTTTCCTCTGCGGATCAGACCTCTTAAAGAACCATCTCTTAGGGATGGCCTGATGTGGGCCGTACTCTGAGGGCCATCAGCTGATGCCTGGATGCTGCATCTCTGACCCAGAAACCATCCTGGTTCCCTTCAGACAGCAACCTGCTCTGTCAGGTAAAAGATAAGCGCAGCcacaaatctttttttatttccaaacaGCAAAACCAGCAGCTTCAGGCAGAGATCCACAGATTGGTTATCTGCACAGACCCACCAAGAACTCCTCTAACTCTGAGTCCATGTTCTTTAAAATCTTTGTTTGGTGACTCAGtgtaaaacagcaaaaacaccCCCCCTCCATCACTTTTATTGATTATTGATTATTACCAGGTGCATGAATGCAGTGTTTTCTTTAAGAGGTGAAGCCCCCCCCCTGTATATGTTCTTTGTTGGCTTTGACTCTGATGCATGTTCTTAACTTATTCTGTCATTtccaaataaaacaattctgatcagaatgatttttctttgttcagttTATTTCATTTGATTCAAGATTTTGAAGATTTTAAGAAGACTGATATGaggttatttttcatttttctggaACAGAGCATTTGACTCCTTTCTGCTCTCAGAAACATCTTTCTGCTCTTTCAGAtggataaatacatttttaccaTGTAGAAATATAGAAATCCATAAACAGTCAGTCTGTGTCAGATGATGTtgtagaaaacattcaagatCATTTTGGTAGCAcgaagcaacacacacacacacacacacacacacacacacacacacatataaatatatctatatatttatatatatatatatatatatatatatatatataaatagatatttacatatataaaaaaatatttttcgaTAGATATATGAGTGTATTTTTTGTATTCATATAAAACACGAACATGAGCTTTAATAAAATCAGTGAAGGGTTGACAATCAGGAGGTAAAACTGTTATTCGGTCAGAAACATAACCTGTTTGATTACTTTcacatacattttttatcatgttgtGCTGATCTGTTCTGCCTCCTCTCGCGCACCGTCGCGGCGCTCGGCCGGTGGCCCTCGGTGCCGAACACGGCGGACCTGCTGCGGCCTTCAGGCGCCGCCGCTGTCGCTGGATCTGCCGGGTCTTTGTGGGCCGTGACCTGCGCCGCAGCTCTGAACCTGATCACATCCTGACACATTTCTCGGTGATGTGAAGATGTTTGGCCTACTTCAGCTGCACAGCAACAAACTGTCTGGAATGATCCCGTAATTATCCGCAGACATGATGGCCAAAAAGCTGCAACCAGCCGGGTCTGGAGCCGGGACTGGAGCCGGGACTGGAGCCGGGACTAGAGCCGGGACTGGAGCCGTGTCGGCCCCTCGCTCTGACACTCGAACAGTTGATTTACCGGGTGAATTAAAAGGTTACTTTGTCTTATTTCTGCCTTTTATTCCTCACACAACTCTCCCCAAATAAAACGCACCCAGCATGAAGGGTGGAATCTGTTTGCTTTGGCTCTCGGTGTCACGCGGCTGTTCACGGTGAGTTGATCCATAAATGAGTTCCTGCAGCAGGGAGCTGTCTGCAGACTGACCGGAGGAAGAGCATCCAGAAGCCTGCAGGTCAGGTTAAAGGGAGCAGAGTTTAACTCCGAGCACTGGCCctgcgcgcgcgcacacacaccgTGTTCTAATGCACCACATCACGGATAACACGTTCTTTCAGGCTCTTTGTTGGGTtcttgtgcttttatttttggGAGCTCGGATCATCTGTGAGTTGGTAGAGATGTTGTGCTGTctgttttcctctctttcttgAATCCATCCTTTTCATAATGTCTGCACCTGAGAGGAGCTGGCCGTTAGATAACAGGAGCAATAAATCAGATCTCTTAACTCTTGAATTCTTGCAGCCGCTGGCTGCTGTCTGCAGCTTTCATTAAACAGAATATCTCATTGTACGGCTCATTCTCTGCCACCCAGTCTGCTGCTGTAATACGAGCCATATGTTCTCAGCAGGGTGAAGCCGGGCCGCTCAGAACCCTACGTCGGCAGCGATGGCAGCGGTGGTGTCGGCTCCGGGGCCCCCAGTATCATTTCACTAAAGCCCTCGGCCCCTTTTCTCTCTGCTCGCGCCTTATGGAAGAATATGTCAGCCACAATACGGCAGCCTTCGgcctttttcttcctcttgtcTTTCATTCTCCCACTAGAAAGCCACGAACAGGGGCCCCAGGGCCACTAAGGCCTTTTGATGGGGATTGGAATTAATTATCTCCAATAACACAATTGTGCTCGGTCAACGAAAAGAGCAAATAAATCCCCTCCAGAATCAGAcagaggagaagagagggagCCGCTGCTTTTCCATTAAAATGATACGGAGGAAGTTTATTAGAGCTTTGTGAGCTGCTAATATGGATCAGCCGGGAGGTTGGTGGTCCCGGGATGGGGGCGGGGCGCAGAGGAGTAATTGGCAGAGTTTTCGTGGTCCTTCTGGTCAGAAGCTCAGTGAGCAGCTGCACTTTATTCATCTGAGCAGATATTACTGACTCTGAACACTGACTGATGGGTGGCAGAAACCCTCTGATCCGCTGATGTTCTGCTGCTGATCCGCTGCTGATCCGCTGATGTTCTGCTGCTGATCCGCTGCTGTTCTGCTTCTGATCCGCTGCTGTTCAGCTTCTGATCCACTGATGTTCTGCTGATGTTCCGCTGCTGATCCGCTGCTGTTCTGCTGATGTTCTGCTGCTGATCCGCTGATGTTCTGCTGATGTTCCGCTGATGTTCCGCTGCTGATCCGCTGCTGTTCTGCTTCTGATCCGCTGATGTTCTGCTGATGTTCTGCTGCTGATCCGCTGATGTTCTGCTGATGTTCTGCTGCTGATCCGCTGCTGTTCTGCTGATGTTCTGCTGCTGATCCGCTGCTGTTCTGCTTCTGATCCGCTGATGTTCTGCTGATGTTCTGCTGCTGATCCGCTGCTGTTCTGCTTCTGATCCGCTGATGTTCTGCTGATGTTCTGCTGCTGATCCGCTGCTGTTCTGCTTCTGATCCGCTGATGTTCTGCTGATGTTCTGCTGCTGATCCGCTGCTGTTCTGCTGATGTTCTGCTGCTGATCCGCTGATGTTCTGCTGATGTTCTGCTGCTGATCCGCTGATGTTCTGCTGATGTTCCGCTGCTGATCCACTGCTGTTCTGCTTCTGATCCGCTGATGTTCTGCTGATGTTCTGCTGCTGATCCGCTGCTGTTCTGCTGATGTTCTGCTGCTGATCCGCTGATGTTCTGCTGATGTTCTGCTGCTGATCCGCTGCTGTTCTGCTGATGTTCTGCTGCTGATCCGCTGATGTTCTGCTGATGTTCTGCTGCTGATCCGCTGCTGATCCGCTGCTTTCTGTTTCacatgttttaaatgtttcacaGTTTCTCAGTGACCTGAATAACAACAATATGTTACAGAAAGCACGTTTTACTGATCAGTGAGGCTCAATATGAGACACACAATCTCACATTTAGAAGTGTGAAACCTCAGAAAGAGTGTGTGAAGTCCAGACTGTCTATGAATGAGCTGCCATCCTAACTgaccacatgtttccacatgtttccacatgtttccacatgtttccacgtttccatacgtttccacatgtttccacgtttccacacgttcccacacgttttcacatgttcccacatgttcccacacgttcccacatgttcccacacgttcccacatgttcgcaaatgttcccacatgttcccacacgtttccacgttcccacacaatcccacatgttcccacatgttcccacatgtttccacgttcctacatgttcccacatgtttccacacgttcccacatgtttccaaatgttcccacatgtttccacaagttcccacatttttccacatgtttccacatgttcccacatgttcccacacgtttccacacgttcccacatgttcccacatgtttccacgtttccacatgttcccacatgtttccacatgttc
This region of Odontesthes bonariensis isolate fOdoBon6 chromosome 17, fOdoBon6.hap1, whole genome shotgun sequence genomic DNA includes:
- the foxa1 gene encoding hepatocyte nuclear factor 3-alpha is translated as MLGTVKMEGHEAPDWSGYYSEEVYSPMAAGGMGSGLGMGSMSGYMSSSGTTAGSFNMSYSGTGLSPSPVGGMGGSAPPAMSGLGGGVASMGGALSPSSMSSVSAQQASMGLNPYGGMSPTMSPGMVYGSGGLNRARDNKAFRRSYPHAKPPYSYISLITMAIQQAPSKMLTLSEIYQWIMDLFPYYRQNQQRWQNSIRHSLSFNDCFVKVSRSPDKPGKGSYWTLHPDSGNMFENGCYLRRQKRFKCEKKMSGKPEGRKEQGGAQGGGQGASPAGDPLKPVGLLDSSAPSSSQGASPPGLDLRGGVGGVSDLKGSGPQLLSSLSLPPHPMAHESTLHIKGDPHYSFNHPFSINNLMSSSEQHKLDLKAYEALQYSSYNAGGASGLGGRGMEPLEASYYQGMYPRPLLNSSS